From a region of the Geothrix sp. 21YS21S-2 genome:
- a CDS encoding thymidine phosphorylase gives MRMYDLIYTKKTGGKLSPEQIAYWVEGAARGTVPDEQSAALLMAICWRGMDVEETLALTLGMRDSGDKVNLASVPGVKVDKHSTGGVGDKTTLILGPIVASCGIPCAMFSGRGLGHTGGTVDKYAAIPGLKVELSQDEFRQSLRDTGFANSAQTGDITPADRKLYALRDVTATVESIPLITASIMSKKLAGGSDALVLDVKCGGGAFMKTLDDARTLAQSMVAVGQAHGMKIKALITRMEEPLGRAIGNAMEVIESVEILKGMHAGSDLAKMSFRLAAEMLILGGAAADLAAAEALVADSIASGRAMATYRTWVAANGGNPKALDDFSLLPGAAHSVDILAETTGYIHAMDSRSLGIKAMEMGGGRSSKDDVLDLGIGIEVHANVGDKVEKGMKILTLHHNGKTGNPLPAGWIDIQAAPVAKAPWLLETI, from the coding sequence ATGAGAATGTACGATCTCATCTACACGAAGAAGACCGGCGGGAAGCTCAGCCCCGAGCAGATCGCCTATTGGGTGGAAGGCGCCGCCCGCGGCACCGTGCCCGACGAGCAGAGCGCGGCCCTCCTCATGGCCATCTGCTGGCGCGGCATGGACGTGGAGGAGACCCTCGCCCTCACCCTGGGCATGCGGGACTCCGGCGACAAGGTGAACCTCGCCTCGGTGCCCGGCGTGAAGGTGGACAAGCACTCCACCGGCGGCGTGGGCGACAAGACGACCTTGATCCTCGGCCCCATCGTGGCCTCCTGCGGCATTCCCTGCGCCATGTTCAGCGGCCGCGGCCTGGGCCACACCGGCGGCACCGTGGACAAGTACGCGGCCATCCCCGGCCTCAAGGTGGAGCTGAGCCAGGACGAGTTCCGGCAGAGCCTGCGCGACACGGGCTTCGCCAACAGCGCCCAGACCGGCGACATCACCCCCGCGGACCGCAAGCTCTACGCCCTGCGCGACGTCACCGCCACCGTGGAGTCCATTCCCCTCATCACCGCCAGCATCATGTCCAAGAAGCTCGCCGGCGGCTCCGACGCCCTGGTGCTGGACGTGAAGTGCGGCGGCGGCGCCTTCATGAAGACGCTGGACGACGCCCGCACCCTGGCCCAGAGCATGGTCGCCGTCGGCCAGGCCCACGGCATGAAGATCAAGGCCCTCATCACCCGCATGGAGGAACCCCTGGGCCGCGCCATCGGCAACGCCATGGAGGTGATCGAGTCCGTGGAGATCCTCAAGGGGATGCACGCCGGGTCCGACCTGGCGAAGATGAGCTTCCGCCTCGCCGCCGAGATGCTGATCCTGGGCGGTGCCGCCGCCGACCTCGCCGCGGCCGAGGCCCTCGTGGCCGACAGCATCGCATCCGGCCGGGCCATGGCCACCTACCGCACGTGGGTCGCCGCCAACGGCGGGAACCCCAAGGCCCTGGACGACTTCAGCCTCCTGCCCGGCGCCGCCCACAGCGTGGACATCCTGGCCGAGACCACCGGCTACATCCACGCCATGGACAGCCGCAGCCTGGGCATCAAGGCCATGGAGATGGGCGGCGGGCGCTCCTCCAAGGACGACGTGCTGGATCTGGGGATCGGCATCGAGGTGCACGCCAACGTGGGCGACAAGGTCGAGAAGGGCATGAAGATCCTCACCCTTCACCACAACGGCAAGACCGGGAACCCGCTGCCCGCCGGCTGGATCGACATCCAGGCCGCGCCCGTGGCCAAGGCCCCCTGGCTTTTGGAAACTATTTAG
- a CDS encoding glutathione peroxidase: MHKLAAPLICVALAAGAPSQGKAPMSLFEYTVAGLDGKPMDLAALKGKVVLAVNVASECGFTPQYAGLEKLHEAYRSRGFTVVGFPCNQFGGQEPGSAEAIQAFCTTKFHVTFPMAAKVEVKGAGKAPVYAFLTEGFGEPKWNFHKYLVGKDGKVLKAFPSQVEPDSPELKAAVEAALAK, translated from the coding sequence ATGCACAAGCTTGCGGCACCCCTGATCTGCGTGGCCTTGGCGGCCGGCGCCCCCTCCCAAGGAAAGGCACCCATGTCCCTCTTCGAGTACACCGTCGCCGGCCTGGACGGCAAACCCATGGATCTCGCGGCCCTCAAGGGCAAGGTGGTGCTGGCCGTGAACGTCGCCAGCGAGTGCGGCTTCACGCCCCAGTACGCGGGCCTGGAGAAGCTCCACGAAGCCTACCGGTCCCGGGGCTTCACCGTCGTGGGCTTTCCCTGCAACCAGTTCGGAGGCCAGGAACCGGGGAGCGCGGAGGCCATCCAGGCCTTCTGCACCACGAAGTTCCACGTCACCTTCCCCATGGCGGCGAAGGTGGAGGTGAAGGGGGCCGGGAAGGCGCCCGTGTACGCGTTCCTGACCGAGGGCTTCGGGGAGCCCAAGTGGAATTTCCACAAGTACCTGGTGGGGAAGGACGGAAAGGTGCTCAAGGCCTTCCCCAGCCAGGTGGAGCCGGACAGCCCGGAACTGAAGGCGGCGGTGGAAGCGGCTCTAGCTAAATAG
- a CDS encoding menaquinone biosynthesis decarboxylase has protein sequence MSLDFQSFLTRLDARGELARIHAEVDPHLEAGAIADRVSKSPGGGKGLLFENIKGATMPVAMNVFGSLRRMEMALGVDGDPRGLDAVAARIEKLIQEAMPKPGASFLDKLAKLPVLAEVGAWMPKTVRKAACQEVVWRGEEARLSRLPVLTTWPEDGGPFITLGLSHTRHKSGLRNMGMYRLQVYDDHTLGFHTQLHHDGARARHGYAPGERMPVAVSLGGDPALSYAATAPLPPFLSEIMFTGFLRGEGVEMVRCVSNDMEVPADSEIVIEGWVDPAELRREGPFGDHTGYYSLADDYPVLHVEAITHRKNPVYPATIVGRPPQEDAYLGFATERIFLPLLKMVLPEVVDMHLPPAGGFHNLAIVAIRKEYPGHAQKVMNAIWGTGQMMFTKGIVVVDADIDPHDANEVLFRITSNVDPRRDLLFTDGPLDVLDHSSDRFAFGSKVGVDATRKSLKLDNFQREWPRDLVFPDAILERIARRWSEYGVS, from the coding sequence ATGTCCCTGGACTTCCAGAGCTTCCTGACCCGGCTGGACGCGCGCGGCGAACTCGCGCGGATCCACGCCGAAGTCGACCCCCACCTGGAGGCCGGCGCCATCGCGGACCGGGTCAGCAAGAGCCCCGGAGGCGGGAAGGGGCTCCTCTTCGAGAACATCAAGGGCGCCACCATGCCCGTGGCCATGAACGTCTTCGGCAGCCTGCGCCGAATGGAGATGGCCCTGGGCGTGGACGGGGACCCCAGGGGCCTGGACGCCGTGGCCGCGCGCATCGAGAAGCTCATCCAGGAAGCCATGCCCAAGCCCGGCGCGAGCTTCCTGGACAAGCTCGCCAAGCTCCCGGTGCTGGCCGAGGTGGGCGCCTGGATGCCCAAGACCGTGCGCAAGGCAGCCTGCCAGGAGGTCGTGTGGCGCGGCGAGGAGGCCCGCCTTTCGCGGCTCCCGGTGCTCACCACCTGGCCCGAGGACGGCGGCCCCTTCATCACCCTCGGCCTGAGCCACACCCGCCACAAGAGCGGCCTGCGCAACATGGGCATGTACCGCCTCCAGGTCTACGACGACCACACCCTGGGCTTCCACACCCAGCTCCACCATGACGGCGCCCGCGCGCGCCACGGCTACGCCCCCGGGGAGCGCATGCCCGTGGCCGTGAGCCTGGGCGGCGATCCCGCCCTGTCCTACGCGGCCACCGCGCCCCTGCCGCCCTTCCTCTCGGAGATCATGTTCACCGGCTTCCTGCGGGGCGAGGGCGTGGAGATGGTGCGCTGCGTCTCCAACGACATGGAGGTGCCCGCGGACTCCGAGATCGTCATCGAGGGCTGGGTCGATCCCGCCGAGCTTCGCCGCGAAGGCCCCTTCGGGGACCACACCGGCTACTACTCGCTGGCCGACGACTACCCCGTGCTGCACGTGGAAGCCATCACCCACCGCAAGAACCCCGTGTACCCGGCCACCATCGTGGGCCGCCCCCCCCAGGAGGACGCCTACCTGGGCTTTGCGACGGAACGCATCTTCCTACCTTTGCTGAAGATGGTGCTCCCCGAAGTGGTGGACATGCACCTGCCCCCCGCCGGCGGCTTCCACAACCTGGCCATCGTGGCCATCCGCAAGGAGTATCCCGGCCACGCCCAGAAGGTCATGAACGCCATCTGGGGCACGGGCCAGATGATGTTCACCAAGGGCATCGTGGTGGTCGATGCCGACATCGACCCCCATGACGCCAACGAGGTCCTCTTCCGCATCACCAGCAACGTGGACCCCCGCCGGGACCTGCTCTTCACGGACGGCCCCCTGGACGTGCTGGACCACAGCAGCGACCGCTTCGCCTTCGGCAGCAAGGTGGGCGTCGACGCCACCCGCAAGAGCCTGAAGCTGGACAACTTCCAACGGGAGTGGCCCCGGGACCTGGTGTTCCCGGACGCGATCCTGGAACGGATCGCCCGGCGCTGGTCCGAGTACGGAGTCTCCTAG
- a CDS encoding 4Fe-4S dicluster domain-containing protein, with protein sequence MAKHLDEPHDRGDFFKSLGTLMAGFVAMRVEDAVTGAGPSLLRPPGALDEFDFLLACTRCDKCIEACPQDSILKAGPQTALATGTPYILTRNMPCFLCTSLPCITACPEGALVWPKRKVGDQVLEGPPAVKMGTARVKPRLCLTYEREGEASQPCTTCVDRCPYPGVAIRMGEAKEGALPHPEVVPDFCTGCGLCSFGCPTPEPAIVVDARE encoded by the coding sequence ATGGCCAAGCACCTGGACGAACCGCATGACCGGGGGGACTTCTTCAAGTCCCTGGGCACCCTCATGGCCGGCTTCGTGGCCATGCGGGTGGAGGATGCCGTGACGGGGGCCGGGCCCTCCCTGCTGCGTCCCCCGGGGGCCCTGGACGAGTTCGATTTCCTGCTGGCCTGCACCCGGTGCGACAAGTGCATCGAGGCCTGCCCGCAGGATTCCATCCTGAAGGCCGGGCCCCAGACGGCCCTGGCCACGGGGACCCCCTACATCCTCACCCGCAACATGCCGTGCTTCCTGTGCACCTCCCTGCCCTGCATCACCGCCTGCCCCGAGGGTGCCCTGGTTTGGCCCAAGCGGAAGGTGGGCGACCAGGTCCTGGAGGGCCCCCCGGCCGTGAAGATGGGCACCGCCCGGGTCAAGCCGCGCCTGTGCCTGACCTACGAGCGCGAAGGGGAGGCGAGCCAGCCCTGCACCACCTGCGTGGACCGCTGCCCCTACCCGGGGGTGGCCATCCGCATGGGGGAGGCCAAGGAGGGCGCCCTGCCCCACCCTGAGGTCGTACCGGACTTCTGCACGGGGTGCGGACTCTGCTCCTTCGGGTGCCCCACCCCCGAACCCGCCATCGTGGTGGACGCCCGGGAGTGA
- the purB gene encoding adenylosuccinate lyase, producing the protein MPILPPSDASELESFEHPLASRYASKAMVRLLSPLYRMRVWRRLWIALAESEAELGLPVTQAQIAEMRATQDAVDLDAVARFEASLRHDVMAAIHAWGEQAPAARPIIHLGATSCFVTDNGDLLIAQEALRLIRRRLQDVIACLRDFAATWQDQACLGFTHFQPAQPTTVGKRATLWIQDLLLDLEDLDHVLRTTPVRGLKGVTGTQASFLELFDGDGAKVEALEARFCEKVGCGSIPVSGQTATRKLEDRIGQVLCGIAASASKFGCDLRLLQHLKEVEEPFEKSQIGSSAMPYKRNPMRSERIVSLARFVTGLMPSSYQTTSTQWMERTLDDSAHRRLTLSQGLLAVDAILVLLRNVATGLVVYPRMIEARLQSELPFMAAELLLMEGVKRGGDRQDLHERFRVASMEAGRRIKEEGQPNTLLRLLAEDPAWNMNESELTGLLDARRFTGRAGEQVRAFLARDVAAALADHMPADAASVRV; encoded by the coding sequence ATGCCCATTCTGCCCCCCAGCGATGCCAGCGAACTGGAAAGCTTCGAACACCCCCTCGCGTCCCGGTACGCCTCCAAGGCCATGGTGCGGCTGCTTTCGCCCCTGTACCGCATGCGCGTGTGGCGCCGCCTGTGGATCGCCCTCGCTGAGAGCGAGGCGGAGCTGGGGCTCCCCGTGACGCAGGCCCAGATCGCGGAGATGCGGGCCACCCAGGACGCGGTGGACCTGGATGCGGTCGCCCGTTTCGAAGCGTCGCTCCGGCACGATGTGATGGCAGCCATCCACGCCTGGGGCGAGCAGGCGCCCGCAGCCCGGCCCATCATCCACCTGGGGGCCACCAGCTGCTTCGTCACGGACAATGGCGACCTGCTCATCGCCCAGGAGGCCTTGCGCCTGATCCGGCGGCGCCTGCAGGACGTCATCGCGTGCCTGCGGGACTTCGCGGCGACCTGGCAGGACCAGGCCTGCCTCGGCTTCACGCACTTCCAACCGGCCCAGCCAACGACCGTGGGCAAGCGCGCCACGCTGTGGATCCAGGACCTGCTCCTGGATCTGGAGGATCTGGATCACGTGCTGCGCACCACGCCGGTGCGGGGCCTCAAGGGCGTCACCGGCACCCAGGCCAGCTTCCTGGAGCTCTTCGACGGCGACGGGGCCAAGGTGGAGGCCCTGGAGGCGAGGTTCTGCGAGAAGGTGGGCTGCGGATCCATCCCCGTTTCCGGCCAGACCGCCACCCGCAAGCTGGAGGACCGCATCGGGCAGGTGCTCTGCGGCATCGCGGCCTCGGCCTCCAAGTTCGGCTGCGACCTGCGGCTCCTTCAGCACCTGAAGGAGGTGGAGGAGCCTTTCGAGAAGAGCCAGATCGGTTCCAGCGCCATGCCCTACAAGCGCAATCCCATGCGCAGCGAGCGCATCGTGAGCCTGGCGCGCTTCGTCACCGGGCTCATGCCCAGTTCGTACCAGACCACCTCCACCCAGTGGATGGAGCGCACCCTGGACGACTCCGCCCACCGGCGACTCACCCTCAGCCAGGGGCTCCTGGCCGTGGACGCCATCCTGGTGCTGCTGCGCAACGTGGCCACCGGCCTGGTGGTCTACCCCCGCATGATCGAGGCCCGGCTGCAGTCGGAACTGCCGTTCATGGCGGCGGAGCTCCTCCTCATGGAAGGGGTGAAGCGGGGCGGCGACCGGCAGGACCTCCATGAGCGCTTCCGGGTGGCTTCCATGGAAGCCGGCAGGCGCATCAAGGAGGAAGGGCAGCCCAATACGCTTCTCCGGTTGCTGGCGGAGGATCCTGCGTGGAACATGAATGAATCGGAACTGACGGGCCTCCTGGATGCCCGCCGTTTCACGGGCCGCGCCGGGGAGCAGGTGCGCGCCTTCCTGGCCCGGGACGTGGCCGCCGCCCTGGCGGATCACATGCCCGCCGATGCCGCTTCCGTACGTGTCTAG
- the glyA gene encoding serine hydroxymethyltransferase: MPMYEALRVADPAIFQALELEVQRQRHHLELIASENYASRPVMQAMGSHFTNKYAEGYPGRRYYGGCVNVDTVEELARTRAKQLFGAEHANVQPHSGAQANMAVYFSVLKPGDTVLGLDLAHGGHLTHGHPLNSSGILYKFVGYHVDRETEKVDMDEVRRLALEHKPKLIVVGASAYSRTFDFPAFRAIADEVGALMMVDMAHIAGLVATGHHPSPVPFADFVTTTTHKTLRGPRGGLVLCKERFAKDLDRALFPGVQGGPLMHVVAAKAVALGEALKPEFKVYQEQVVRNAAALAKSLMSRGWRVVSGGTDNHLMLVDVFQQGILGNEAEQTLDKAGITVNKNGIPFDPNPPLKPSGIRIGSPAVTTRGMKEPEMERIAGWIDMALRFRAEEGSTARIRQEVFEQTGLFPIPE, translated from the coding sequence ATGCCCATGTACGAGGCCCTGCGCGTTGCGGACCCTGCCATCTTCCAGGCCCTGGAGCTTGAAGTCCAGCGCCAGCGCCATCATCTGGAGCTCATCGCCTCCGAGAACTACGCTTCCCGGCCGGTCATGCAGGCCATGGGCAGCCACTTCACCAACAAGTACGCCGAGGGCTATCCCGGCCGCAGGTACTACGGCGGCTGCGTCAACGTCGACACCGTCGAGGAGCTCGCCCGCACCCGCGCCAAGCAGCTCTTCGGGGCCGAGCACGCCAACGTGCAGCCCCACAGCGGCGCCCAGGCCAACATGGCGGTGTACTTCTCCGTCCTGAAGCCGGGCGACACCGTGCTGGGCCTGGACCTGGCCCACGGCGGCCACCTCACCCACGGCCACCCCCTGAACAGCTCCGGCATCCTCTACAAGTTCGTCGGCTACCACGTGGACCGGGAGACCGAGAAGGTCGACATGGACGAGGTCCGCCGCCTTGCCCTGGAGCACAAGCCCAAGCTCATCGTGGTCGGGGCCTCCGCCTACTCCCGCACCTTCGACTTCCCCGCCTTCCGCGCCATCGCGGATGAAGTGGGCGCGCTGATGATGGTCGATATGGCCCACATCGCCGGCCTCGTGGCCACCGGGCACCACCCCAGCCCCGTCCCCTTCGCCGACTTCGTCACCACCACCACCCACAAGACCCTGCGCGGCCCCCGCGGCGGCCTCGTCCTCTGCAAGGAACGCTTCGCCAAGGACCTGGACCGCGCCCTCTTCCCCGGCGTGCAGGGCGGCCCCCTCATGCACGTGGTGGCGGCCAAGGCCGTGGCCCTGGGCGAGGCCCTCAAGCCCGAGTTCAAGGTCTACCAGGAACAGGTCGTGCGCAACGCCGCGGCCCTCGCCAAGTCCCTCATGTCCCGGGGCTGGCGCGTGGTCTCCGGAGGCACCGACAACCACCTCATGCTGGTGGACGTCTTCCAGCAGGGCATCCTGGGCAACGAGGCCGAACAGACCCTGGACAAGGCCGGCATCACCGTGAACAAGAACGGCATCCCCTTCGACCCCAATCCCCCCCTCAAGCCCTCGGGCATCCGCATCGGCTCGCCGGCGGTCACGACCCGGGGCATGAAGGAACCTGAAATGGAACGCATCGCCGGCTGGATCGACATGGCCCTGCGCTTCCGGGCGGAAGAGGGCTCCACGGCCCGGATCCGTCAGGAAGTCTTCGAACAGACCGGCCTTTTCCCCATTCCCGAATAG
- a CDS encoding response regulator, with the protein MSCPSKGRILVVDDEPLIREMAREILENSGYTVSEAVDGQAGLDLFLESPGGFDLVILDLVMPRLHGFQVMDRILQAAPKTRILISSGFSPDTRPELTRATPTTAFLAKPYRSKDLLEQVRRLLAAEG; encoded by the coding sequence ATGTCTTGCCCTTCCAAAGGCCGGATCCTGGTTGTGGATGACGAGCCACTCATTAGGGAAATGGCGCGCGAGATCCTGGAGAACTCGGGGTACACCGTGTCCGAGGCGGTGGATGGGCAGGCGGGCCTGGATCTGTTCCTGGAATCGCCCGGAGGCTTCGATCTGGTCATCCTGGACCTGGTCATGCCCCGCCTCCACGGCTTCCAGGTGATGGACCGGATCCTCCAGGCCGCCCCGAAGACCCGGATCCTCATCAGCAGCGGCTTCTCCCCCGACACCCGGCCGGAGCTGACCCGCGCCACCCCCACCACGGCCTTTCTCGCCAAGCCCTACCGCAGCAAGGACCTTCTGGAACAGGTCCGCCGGCTCCTCGCCGCGGAGGGCTAG
- a CDS encoding gamma-glutamylcyclotransferase: MEADGIFVYGSLREGGRNHAWLMRTNPEGLTGAHVPGRLFHLPATGFPAVVPLEEPPLAPPGPGWVAGAFAGYEDEAALANALDDLDQLEDVEGGLFERIVLPVVLDSGHRYGAWVYVFPPDRLPRLEREGVELTTGDWKEYLGD; encoded by the coding sequence ATGGAGGCCGATGGGATCTTCGTCTACGGCTCCCTCCGGGAGGGAGGCCGGAACCACGCCTGGCTGATGCGCACGAACCCCGAAGGCCTTACCGGGGCCCACGTTCCGGGGAGGCTCTTCCACCTCCCCGCCACGGGCTTTCCGGCCGTTGTGCCCCTGGAGGAACCGCCCCTGGCCCCGCCCGGCCCGGGCTGGGTGGCGGGAGCCTTCGCAGGCTACGAGGACGAAGCGGCCCTGGCGAACGCGCTCGATGACCTGGACCAGCTGGAGGATGTGGAAGGCGGTCTTTTCGAGCGCATCGTGCTCCCCGTGGTGCTGGACTCGGGGCACCGCTATGGGGCCTGGGTCTATGTATTTCCTCCCGACCGCCTGCCCCGCCTCGAACGGGAAGGGGTCGAGCTGACCACCGGGGACTGGAAAGAATATCTTGGGGATTGA
- a CDS encoding tetratricopeptide repeat-containing diguanylate cyclase, with the protein MHPRHFRSAVLGSLFLPGLVCVLPGPPLAAQEGTPASRKITDLKNKVESDNRAHPSVSLAAEEEALALLSRDPDPEAETWFLLSQIRDAIVLKELKKAAASVERSRVLVRRTGNQRDHFTLEVEAANLLLAQEHLAESKAAAEALLPALEAYRANSPRDQEMGRLLARAYRNLSTTLRNLGRLSEAIRILQKAQRTSEDINDRAGRARILDRMGYLYVYMRRFDEAVASHRAAIAEAESLGDVRLQAPFHLSLANAYGSMGDSDRQLAEMRTASELAGQVSDSATQLLISVNMADVYLGKKDYRKTLKFADEAMKLAVAAQDPGSIAVCQVNRGIALNRLGSSAEGLKAIQEGLAHFRASGAINDSAEITGNLAEEFAFAGDYRRAYETEVEFKNLADSLKASQDQKHIADASAAFESDKQQLQIQALQRDRRNQARLRLLWIALGALGFGIAGVLVLSRRRLESANKALADMSLRDPLTSLANRRYLTTRIAEDLAQVNRLQRLGKASNGKDRMMANIDVVFLMIDIDHFKAVNDEHGHVAGDNVLKQFAGILSQTMRDSDTVVRWGGEEFFVVAKHTSRADAHLVAERIRSRVEAFNFDLGNGGYLHKTCSIGYASYPFFRREPAKVAWEKVAEVADQCLYAAKSMGRNTWVGVHEAVDAPESLQEIMAGYPNVSGLVAKGVLMAESHQDQAITWAS; encoded by the coding sequence ATGCATCCACGGCATTTCAGGTCCGCGGTCCTTGGAAGTCTCTTTCTTCCGGGCCTTGTCTGTGTCCTTCCCGGCCCCCCCCTGGCCGCCCAGGAAGGCACGCCGGCTTCACGTAAGATAACTGACCTAAAGAATAAGGTTGAGTCCGACAACCGCGCGCACCCTTCGGTCTCCCTGGCCGCGGAGGAAGAGGCCCTGGCCCTGCTTTCCCGGGACCCGGATCCGGAGGCCGAGACCTGGTTCCTCCTGAGCCAGATCCGGGACGCCATCGTCCTCAAGGAATTGAAGAAAGCCGCCGCGTCGGTGGAGCGCTCCCGGGTTCTCGTGAGGCGAACAGGCAACCAACGCGACCATTTCACGCTGGAGGTGGAAGCCGCCAATCTGCTCCTGGCCCAGGAGCATCTCGCCGAATCCAAGGCCGCGGCCGAGGCCCTCCTCCCCGCCCTGGAGGCCTACCGTGCGAACTCGCCCCGGGATCAGGAGATGGGCCGCCTCCTGGCGCGCGCCTACCGGAACCTCTCCACCACGCTCAGGAACCTGGGCCGGCTTTCGGAGGCCATCCGGATCCTCCAGAAGGCCCAGCGGACAAGCGAGGACATTAACGACCGGGCAGGCAGGGCGCGGATCCTCGATCGCATGGGCTACCTCTATGTCTACATGCGCCGTTTCGACGAGGCCGTGGCTTCCCACCGGGCTGCCATCGCCGAGGCGGAGTCCCTGGGTGATGTCCGGCTGCAGGCCCCCTTCCATCTGTCCCTCGCCAACGCCTACGGCTCCATGGGGGACTCCGACCGCCAACTTGCCGAGATGCGCACGGCTTCGGAACTGGCCGGCCAGGTCAGCGACTCGGCCACCCAGCTCCTCATCTCCGTGAACATGGCGGATGTGTACTTGGGCAAGAAGGACTATCGCAAGACGCTGAAGTTTGCCGACGAGGCCATGAAGCTGGCAGTCGCCGCCCAGGATCCAGGGTCCATCGCCGTATGCCAGGTGAACCGGGGCATCGCGCTCAATCGCCTGGGCAGCAGCGCCGAAGGGCTCAAGGCCATCCAGGAGGGCCTCGCCCATTTCCGGGCGTCCGGGGCCATCAACGACTCCGCCGAGATCACCGGCAACCTTGCCGAGGAGTTTGCTTTCGCCGGGGACTACCGGCGAGCCTATGAGACCGAGGTCGAATTCAAGAATCTGGCCGACTCCCTCAAGGCGTCCCAGGACCAGAAGCACATCGCCGACGCCAGTGCGGCCTTCGAAAGCGACAAGCAGCAGCTCCAGATCCAGGCGCTCCAGCGGGACCGCCGCAATCAGGCCCGCCTTCGCCTCCTGTGGATCGCCCTGGGAGCCCTGGGCTTCGGAATCGCCGGCGTGCTGGTGCTGAGCCGGCGCCGCCTGGAGTCCGCGAACAAAGCCTTGGCGGACATGAGCCTCCGGGATCCCCTGACCTCCCTTGCCAACCGCCGCTACCTCACCACCCGCATCGCCGAGGACCTGGCCCAGGTCAACCGGCTGCAGAGGCTCGGCAAGGCCAGCAACGGCAAGGACCGGATGATGGCCAATATCGACGTGGTCTTCCTCATGATCGACATCGACCATTTCAAGGCCGTCAACGATGAGCATGGCCACGTGGCCGGGGACAATGTCCTCAAGCAGTTCGCCGGCATCCTCTCCCAGACCATGCGGGACTCGGACACGGTGGTTCGCTGGGGTGGCGAGGAGTTCTTCGTGGTGGCCAAGCACACCTCGAGGGCGGACGCCCACCTGGTTGCCGAACGCATCCGGTCCCGGGTGGAGGCCTTCAACTTCGACCTGGGCAACGGCGGGTACCTCCACAAGACCTGCTCCATCGGATACGCCTCCTACCCCTTCTTCCGCCGGGAACCCGCCAAGGTGGCCTGGGAGAAGGTGGCCGAGGTGGCCGACCAGTGCCTCTACGCGGCCAAATCCATGGGACGCAACACCTGGGTCGGCGTGCACGAGGCCGTGGACGCGCCCGAATCCCTGCAGGAGATCATGGCCGGCTACCCCAATGTCTCCGGTCTCGTGGCCAAGGGCGTGCTCATGGCCGAAAGCCACCAGGACCAGGCGATCACCTGGGCCTCCTAG